The Bacillota bacterium DNA window TACCACGACATAGAGGCCATTGGCAAGCCACGCAGCGCATGTTTACTGTATACATCTCGGGGCTTCTTGATGGTTTGAAACCCCGTCATTTCGGGAAGCGTGCGAGTTGAGGAGTTCGCAACTTCGGTTTAAAGCGGCGACCGTCGCTTCCTGAAGTGCCACCTGCTGCTGGAGTTCGACGTACACGGGGTTGAGCTGCTCATCCTCCAGGTTCATCAGGGGTTCGCCCGCATTGAGTCCAAGATTGCGGAGCGCTTGGGCTGCAGCCGCACCTTCAGGGCTCAGCGCCTTGCTCAGAGTTATCGTCCACGGCTGCTTGGCCAGTTGCGCCTTCAACGTCTCAAGTTTCGTGGTCTCTGCCACCAGGGCTACGTTGAGGCTTGCCAACCGGTTCTGGTAGTCGGCGATGAGCTTCAGCTTCACCGCCTGCTCGTTTTGGAGCCTGTCTACCGAAGGGCCGCGCTCGATAAACTCCTGCAGTCGCTGCTGCGCCTCGTTCAGGTTTTTTCTGGACTGCTGTATCTGACTTTCGAGGAGCACAAGCGCCCGCTCCATCCGGGTCTGGTTAAGGCGCTCCACCTCCTGGAGGAGCACGGCAGTAGCCTCGTTGGCCCAGAGAGCGGCTACGTCGGGATGAGGTGCCTCGACCGACAGCTCCAGCAGATTGGTCTGGGGCACCACCCGAGCCCTGACCCTGACCTGAGCATGCGGCGCGGCGTCGGCAGAGCGACTGACACGTTCCTGAATGAGACCCTGGAACGCCGCGGAATCCACGATCTCCTTGTACCCTCCGGGCGTGAGCGCCATGACCATGACCGGGGCGGTGGGCTCCTCGTTGGGTGCCTCTACCACCACCAGAGTGGATGCCTCGTAGACCCTGGGCAGCGCAAAGCGGCTGAGGGCGAAGGCGACCAGGGCCGCCGCCAGTGTCACCCCGGCAACCACGTAGCGGGCGCGCCAGAGAACCTCAGCATACGCTCGCAAGTCAATCTCCTCGTCCATGGCTGCCCCCCCCGCAAGTCCGACACCTCCGCACATGAAGGTACTTCTTGGTCAAAGCGGAGAAACCCTCCCCCGGCCGCTCCCAGGAGGGCCCGGGCGTCGCTCGACACCGGTGTGTGGCCAGTCTGGTGGTGAACAGCCCGCCGAGCGATGACAGCGGCCAGGCCGCGTGCTGGCAACGTGGCGGCCATGCTGGCGAACCCCTCGTTCACATCCGTTCGAGCGGGCCGGCGACTGCTTCGTGAGTGGCCGGTGACTGCCAGGGATTGAGAGCGGGCCGAATCATGTGGCCGGCCGCAGAGCCGGGCGAAGAGCGGCCCGGAGTACCAGGCGAGACGCGCAAGGCGATACTTTCAAGACCCCCTAAAAAGGGGCGGTCACCTGCTCACGGGCGCCCGCTGGACCTCGCCGCCCACCCGGCCCGTGTGCCCCGACGGCCCGACGGTGGGTGTGGCACGGTCACGAGAAGCGTGGTGCCTCTGCCCGGCTTCGAGTAGATCCGCAGCTGCCCGCCGATGGACCGGGCACGCTCCGCCATGCCGAGTAGCCCCAGGCCGCCGGTCACGCCACCACTGGCGCGGTTTGTGTCACGGGGAAACCCGACGCCATCATCGCACACCGCCAGCCGGACTATGCCGGGACGAAACGTCACGCACACCGCGGCGCGGGAAGCTCGGGCATGGTGCATGACGTTGCACATGGCTTCCTGAGCGATGCGGTAGAGCCCGAGTTCGCACTCCGGGTCGAGACGCTCCAGCCGGCCGGCGACGTAAACGGCTACCCGAGGCCCGTCGGCGCCGGTCATTTCTGCCGCGAGCTGCCGCAGCGCGGGCACCAGCCCGAGGTCCTCCAGCACCGGCGGGCGAAGGCCCCGCATGACGCGCCGGATAGCCTCAACGGCGTGTCTGGCAAGTTTCCGGGCCTCTTGAAGCTGATCCGCCATCGTCGCCGCCGGCTCGGTCGCCGTGGCCAGTTCATCCAGGCGCCTGGCCAGCACCACGAGAGCCTGCACGGCGTCGTCGTGGAGTTCCCGGGCGATGCGGTTACGCTCGTGCTCCTGTGCGCTGACCAGTTGCTTGGCCAACTGGCGGAGGCTCTCCTCGTACCGCTCGGCCGCGGTGCGCGCCTTCCGCTCCTCGTCCACCTTGCGTCCGACCAGGGCAGCTAGAGCCGCTATGATGGCAAGCTGAAAGATCACGCCCCACCGCTCGGCTCCGGTGTGCCAGAAGATCCAGTTGGGCAGCGTGATCACAACGATCCAGGCGGTCGTCGCCGTCGCCCCTTTGAGCCCGAAGTGGAGGCCCGCATAGGCAACGGGGGCGAAGAAGAGCGAAATCGGAACAAAGTAGAGCATTCCGAGGTAGGACAGGTATCCGCTCGCCTCCACCAGGTCGTGAACACCGGCGACGGTGAGCACCATCGCCTGCACGGCCCAGAAGCGGCGGTCTCGAAACGGCGGAATCCACGCCCGCCAGCTCTTGAGTTCACTCGTGAGCCGGCCGGTCAAGGGCCACCCATCCGCTCGTCATAGCATGAACGGCTGCCTCGGTTCGCGACGAGGCCCCCAGTTTGCTGAGGATCCTATTGATGTGCGTTTCAACCGTGCGCACGCTCACGCCGAGCTGGCTCGCAATCTCCTTGTTGCGGAGGCCCCGCG harbors:
- a CDS encoding Wzz/FepE/Etk N-terminal domain-containing protein, which encodes MDEEIDLRAYAEVLWRARYVVAGVTLAAALVAFALSRFALPRVYEASTLVVVEAPNEEPTAPVMVMALTPGGYKEIVDSAAFQGLIQERVSRSADAAPHAQVRVRARVVPQTNLLELSVEAPHPDVAALWANEATAVLLQEVERLNQTRMERALVLLESQIQQSRKNLNEAQQRLQEFIERGPSVDRLQNEQAVKLKLIADYQNRLASLNVALVAETTKLETLKAQLAKQPWTITLSKALSPEGAAAAQALRNLGLNAGEPLMNLEDEQLNPVYVELQQQVALQEATVAALNRSCELLNSHASRNDGVSNHQEAPRCIQ
- a CDS encoding sensor histidine kinase, producing MTGRLTSELKSWRAWIPPFRDRRFWAVQAMVLTVAGVHDLVEASGYLSYLGMLYFVPISLFFAPVAYAGLHFGLKGATATTAWIVVITLPNWIFWHTGAERWGVIFQLAIIAALAALVGRKVDEERKARTAAERYEESLRQLAKQLVSAQEHERNRIARELHDDAVQALVVLARRLDELATATEPAATMADQLQEARKLARHAVEAIRRVMRGLRPPVLEDLGLVPALRQLAAEMTGADGPRVAVYVAGRLERLDPECELGLYRIAQEAMCNVMHHARASRAAVCVTFRPGIVRLAVCDDGVGFPRDTNRASGGVTGGLGLLGMAERARSIGGQLRIYSKPGRGTTLLVTVPHPPSGRRGTRAGWAARSSGRP